Proteins encoded within one genomic window of Nitrospina gracilis 3/211:
- a CDS encoding sensor domain-containing protein, whose protein sequence is MTFPSGFAQIPQMVAIMENLVEGVILTDAKGFILWTNFTVQQLLDFSSSELSGRNIRSLFATPTMDFWDMQFSYEDEDPEFPSLQTGTCEIRGIGRTGSLVPLSLKMAQLEQGTEPGLMFVVQDLSEKKKAEETIKHLAYYDSLTGLPNRELFCDRLIQALAHSQRHRELLALMLVDLDGFRSVNDTYGEEMSNRVLTQVSHRISNTLPEDNSLARLNGDRFGLIVPQIQKADAMHIGQQLLAAFTKPFPCMDKEIMVTGSIGIALYPHDGVTAPSLIKNAEIAMSQAKRSGKNTYFFFDPRMEEKASSRMELAGSIRRGLKQNEFEVFYQPQIDFQNGRLTSTEALIRWRHPQLGWVPPSTFIPLAEETGLILDIGEWVLSQACSQNKKWQTMGLGNPRIAVNLSACQFQQEGLAQNISLLLHNLEMKSNTLEVELTESTFLENPDKGMKIIDEFRNMGVTVSIDDFGTGYSSLSYIKTITPGVLKIDQSFINEVINPTNRAIVQAIVTMAKSLNIETIAEGVETQEQFDILRDMGCDKYQGYYYSPPVPADGMTQIMMQDMKN, encoded by the coding sequence ATGACATTTCCTTCCGGATTTGCGCAAATTCCGCAGATGGTCGCCATCATGGAAAACCTGGTGGAAGGGGTGATATTGACCGATGCAAAGGGGTTTATCCTGTGGACCAATTTTACGGTTCAGCAATTGCTGGATTTTTCCTCCTCGGAGCTTTCGGGTCGCAACATCCGGTCCCTGTTCGCCACCCCCACGATGGATTTCTGGGACATGCAGTTCAGTTATGAAGACGAGGACCCGGAATTTCCCTCCTTGCAAACAGGCACTTGCGAGATTCGCGGAATCGGACGCACCGGTTCGCTGGTCCCCCTCAGCTTGAAAATGGCACAACTGGAACAGGGAACGGAGCCGGGTCTGATGTTTGTGGTCCAGGACCTGTCTGAGAAGAAAAAAGCGGAGGAGACCATCAAGCACCTTGCCTATTACGATTCCCTCACCGGCCTGCCGAACCGCGAATTGTTCTGCGACCGGCTGATCCAGGCGCTGGCGCATTCGCAGCGGCACCGAGAACTGCTGGCCCTGATGCTGGTGGATCTGGATGGGTTTCGATCCGTCAATGACACGTACGGTGAGGAGATGAGCAATCGTGTCCTGACTCAGGTGTCACACCGTATCAGCAACACATTGCCTGAAGACAATTCCCTTGCACGCCTGAACGGGGATCGTTTCGGCCTGATTGTGCCGCAGATCCAGAAAGCCGATGCCATGCACATCGGGCAACAACTGCTTGCAGCTTTTACCAAGCCGTTTCCGTGTATGGATAAGGAAATCATGGTCACCGGTTCAATCGGGATTGCGCTGTACCCGCACGACGGAGTCACGGCTCCCAGTCTCATAAAAAATGCGGAGATCGCCATGTCACAGGCCAAGCGTTCGGGCAAGAACACCTATTTCTTTTTCGATCCCCGCATGGAGGAAAAGGCCAGTTCGCGCATGGAACTGGCGGGGTCCATTCGCCGCGGGCTCAAGCAGAACGAATTCGAAGTGTTTTACCAGCCGCAAATCGATTTTCAGAACGGCCGTCTGACCAGCACGGAGGCGTTGATCCGCTGGCGGCACCCGCAACTGGGTTGGGTTCCGCCCTCGACGTTCATTCCGCTGGCGGAGGAGACGGGACTGATCCTCGACATCGGCGAATGGGTGTTATCACAGGCCTGCTCCCAGAACAAGAAATGGCAGACGATGGGACTGGGCAATCCGCGCATCGCGGTGAACCTTTCGGCCTGTCAGTTCCAGCAGGAGGGCCTGGCCCAGAATATTTCGTTATTGCTCCATAACCTGGAAATGAAATCGAACACGTTGGAGGTGGAACTTACGGAAAGCACGTTTCTCGAAAACCCGGACAAGGGAATGAAAATCATCGACGAGTTCCGCAACATGGGAGTGACGGTATCGATCGACGACTTTGGTACCGGGTACTCGTCCCTCAGCTACATCAAAACAATCACGCCGGGCGTGCTGAAAATCGACCAGTCGTTTATCAATGAAGTCATCAATCCGACCAACAGGGCGATTGTGCAGGCCATCGTCACCATGGCAAAATCGCTGAACATCGAAACCATCGCGGAAGGCGTCGAGACGCAGGAACAATTCGACATCCTGCGCGACATGGGTTGCGACAAATACCAGGGTTATTATTACTCCCCGCCCGTTCCCGCCGATGGCATGACGCAGATCATGATGCAGGATATGAAAAACTGA
- a CDS encoding dodecin family protein: protein MPNSVYKIIELIGTSENSWEDAAKKAVDTASHSLEDLRVAEIEKLDMKIENGKVTAYRAKVALSFKYHGKG, encoded by the coding sequence ATGCCGAACAGCGTTTACAAAATCATCGAACTGATTGGAACGAGTGAAAATTCCTGGGAGGACGCCGCCAAAAAAGCGGTGGACACCGCAAGTCACAGCCTGGAAGATCTTCGGGTGGCGGAGATCGAGAAACTCGACATGAAAATCGAGAATGGCAAGGTGACGGCTTACCGGGCGAAAGTAGCCCTTTCTTTCAAATACCACGGGAAAGGCTGA
- a CDS encoding tetratricopeptide repeat protein, which produces MHCIQKKCFSIMGLLVVSLMLAGATEGRYQEGIQFLNFNDYPKAHDILKPLAEEGHMRAQTQIAHLYRNGLGVEQDHTLARHWYLKAAQQGSAEARFHLGKMYFEGDGVPKDFRRAFKWFELAARKGNATAQYRLGAMYELSQGVIQNYAKAAYWYQQAANQGMPQAQFMLADLYYKGQGVPQDLVLAHMWVNLAVKTSRPADKDYNDMVLLRDKLERLMSANQIRTAQNKMDAWQSVN; this is translated from the coding sequence GTGCATTGCATACAAAAAAAATGTTTTTCCATCATGGGACTGCTGGTGGTCTCTCTTATGCTGGCGGGCGCAACGGAAGGCCGCTACCAGGAAGGCATCCAGTTTCTGAATTTCAACGATTACCCAAAAGCCCATGACATCCTGAAGCCGTTGGCGGAGGAAGGTCACATGCGGGCTCAGACACAGATTGCGCATCTATACCGCAATGGCCTGGGTGTCGAACAGGACCACACGCTTGCCCGCCACTGGTACCTGAAGGCTGCGCAGCAGGGCAGTGCGGAAGCTCGTTTTCATCTGGGCAAGATGTACTTTGAAGGCGACGGCGTACCTAAAGACTTTCGGCGCGCCTTCAAATGGTTCGAGCTTGCTGCCCGGAAGGGGAACGCCACAGCGCAGTATCGTCTGGGTGCGATGTACGAATTGTCGCAGGGCGTGATCCAGAATTACGCAAAAGCCGCGTACTGGTATCAGCAGGCAGCCAACCAGGGCATGCCGCAGGCCCAGTTCATGCTGGCCGACCTGTACTACAAAGGCCAGGGTGTGCCTCAGGATTTGGTCCTGGCCCACATGTGGGTGAACCTTGCCGTCAAAACATCGCGTCCGGCCGACAAGGACTACAACGATATGGTTCTCCTGCGCGATAAACTGGAGCGACTGATGAGCGCCAACCAGATCCGTACCGCGCAGAACAAAATGGACGCGTGGCAGTCGGTAAATTAA
- a CDS encoding TerC/Alx family metal homeostasis membrane protein, whose protein sequence is MTGIWIGFVVMVLFLLALDLGVIHRKSREMPVKEALAWVAFWVVLALAFNVFIYFMYEYQLFGATPLMEGHSGRKAAFKFFTSYLVEKSLSVDNIFVFLLIFQYFQVPLKYQHRVLFWGILLAVVLRGVMIGLGVTLLNRFDWMFYVFGGLLIITAARMPLSEGGSIDPDRNLFVRAVRAMIPVTMQFQKERFFVRQDGRWVATPLFIAHILVESSDVVFAVHSIPAILSITQDTFLVYTSNIFAILGLRSMYFAVEAAVVRFRYLNICLMFILGFIGIKMILTHHIHIPVEVSLAVIVGILSLGALASYADTRGGETRMFIPISEGVRTVARLTQQGGRRLVVFVVGVTVLLFGVVLIFTPGPALVVIPAGLAILAMEFAWARWLLKKIKKRFKDLPVNLPPGLKEKFKNNPREP, encoded by the coding sequence ATGACAGGTATCTGGATTGGATTTGTTGTGATGGTTCTGTTCCTGCTGGCGCTGGATCTGGGAGTCATTCACCGCAAAAGCCGAGAAATGCCGGTCAAGGAAGCCTTGGCATGGGTGGCATTCTGGGTGGTGCTGGCCCTTGCATTCAACGTGTTCATCTATTTCATGTATGAATACCAGCTCTTTGGTGCAACGCCACTCATGGAAGGACACAGCGGGCGCAAGGCGGCGTTCAAGTTTTTTACCAGTTACCTCGTCGAAAAATCCCTCAGCGTCGACAACATATTTGTTTTTCTTCTCATATTCCAGTATTTCCAGGTTCCACTAAAATACCAGCACCGCGTGCTGTTCTGGGGCATTCTGCTTGCGGTGGTCCTGCGCGGCGTGATGATCGGACTGGGCGTCACCCTGCTCAACCGGTTTGACTGGATGTTTTACGTATTCGGCGGCCTTCTCATCATCACAGCCGCCCGCATGCCTTTGTCTGAAGGAGGGAGCATCGACCCGGACCGCAACCTGTTCGTGCGAGCCGTGAGGGCGATGATTCCCGTCACCATGCAATTTCAGAAGGAAAGATTTTTCGTTCGGCAGGACGGGCGGTGGGTGGCCACGCCCTTGTTTATCGCTCACATACTGGTGGAATCCTCCGATGTGGTTTTTGCGGTCCATTCAATACCCGCCATTCTGTCCATCACACAGGATACCTTTTTAGTGTACACGTCGAACATCTTTGCCATCCTCGGATTGCGGTCGATGTACTTTGCGGTGGAGGCAGCCGTGGTGCGGTTCCGTTATCTCAATATCTGCCTGATGTTCATTCTTGGTTTTATCGGCATCAAGATGATCCTCACCCACCACATTCATATTCCAGTTGAAGTGTCTCTGGCGGTAATTGTCGGCATTTTAAGTCTGGGTGCGCTGGCTTCTTATGCAGATACGCGGGGAGGGGAAACACGGATGTTCATACCGATCTCGGAGGGTGTGCGGACCGTGGCGCGGTTGACGCAACAAGGAGGCCGTCGACTCGTCGTTTTTGTTGTGGGTGTTACTGTTCTGCTGTTCGGTGTGGTGCTTATCTTCACGCCGGGCCCGGCGCTGGTAGTGATTCCCGCGGGCCTGGCCATCCTCGCAATGGAGTTTGCCTGGGCGCGCTGGCTGCTGAAAAAAATCAAAAAACGCTTCAAAGATCTTCCGGTTAACCTCCCGCCCGGCCTGAAGGAAAAGTTTAAAAACAATCCGCGCGAACCATAA
- the nhaA gene encoding Na+/H+ antiporter NhaA, producing the protein MSIKKHWKQFIEWEAHEGVLLCLAAIFAIGLANSPFHVSYNNFIETLVEIRVGDLVVSKPLRIWVNDGLMAVFFLLIGLEIKRETLGEGHGAPSQFLFPAVAAAGGMAVPGMLYAWVNWDHPIALKGWAIPAATDIAFALGVLSLFGNRVSSDLKMFLLSLAVLDDLGAIVIIALFYTGNLSLSNILLAAATFSILVLFNRAGILRLWPYMIVGSLLWLFLLKSGVHATLAGVMIAFTIPQNIKQKNRTPPSLYLERTLEPGVNYFILLLFAFVNSGLPLQGLGPDSLLRPVTLGILAGLIVGKPLGIVSFSWVATRMGLISLPGKVTWPQILGVSFLCGIGFTMSLFIGSLAFALGGLDDRSDVRLGILTGSLVSGLIGAALLNGVLKRKGKNGSGLVDRLKKIL; encoded by the coding sequence GTGTCCATTAAAAAGCATTGGAAACAGTTTATTGAATGGGAAGCGCACGAAGGGGTTCTGTTGTGTCTGGCGGCCATCTTCGCCATTGGTCTGGCAAATTCGCCTTTTCACGTTTCCTACAACAACTTTATTGAAACATTGGTGGAAATCCGCGTTGGCGATCTGGTGGTTTCAAAACCCCTTCGCATCTGGGTGAACGATGGTTTGATGGCGGTTTTTTTTCTGTTGATTGGGTTGGAGATCAAACGCGAAACCTTGGGCGAAGGGCATGGAGCCCCATCGCAGTTCCTGTTTCCCGCCGTTGCCGCGGCCGGTGGCATGGCGGTGCCGGGAATGCTTTACGCCTGGGTCAACTGGGACCACCCCATCGCCCTGAAAGGCTGGGCCATCCCCGCGGCGACCGACATCGCCTTCGCGCTGGGCGTCCTCAGCCTTTTTGGCAATCGGGTTTCTTCCGATCTGAAAATGTTTCTTTTGTCGCTGGCGGTTCTTGACGACCTGGGGGCGATCGTCATCATCGCTCTGTTTTATACTGGAAACCTTTCCCTCTCCAATATCCTGTTGGCCGCCGCAACTTTTTCAATCCTGGTTCTCTTCAACCGGGCGGGGATTCTTCGCCTTTGGCCTTACATGATCGTCGGCTCCCTGCTTTGGCTGTTTCTGCTCAAGTCCGGAGTGCATGCCACTCTGGCGGGTGTGATGATCGCGTTCACCATTCCCCAGAACATCAAACAGAAAAACCGCACCCCTCCCAGTCTCTACCTGGAGCGGACGCTGGAACCCGGTGTGAATTATTTCATCCTGCTGCTGTTCGCGTTTGTCAATTCGGGACTGCCTCTTCAGGGACTCGGACCCGACAGCCTGCTCCGGCCGGTCACACTGGGAATCCTTGCGGGTCTGATTGTCGGCAAGCCGCTGGGCATCGTCAGCTTCAGCTGGGTGGCAACCCGGATGGGCTTGATTTCCCTTCCGGGAAAAGTAACCTGGCCGCAGATACTGGGCGTATCATTTCTTTGTGGAATCGGATTCACCATGAGCCTGTTTATCGGGTCGCTGGCGTTCGCATTGGGAGGGCTGGATGACAGGAGCGATGTTCGGTTGGGGATTCTGACAGGATCGCTTGTTTCGGGACTGATCGGAGCTGCGCTGTTGAACGGGGTCCTCAAGCGGAAGGGTAAGAACGGTTCCGGCCTTGTTGACCGGTTAAAGAAAATCCTATGA